One region of Priestia megaterium genomic DNA includes:
- a CDS encoding Nramp family divalent metal transporter: protein MKDQNGSKALSAMQLSAQDVLSGKTKGIKRLLPFLGPAFIAAVAYIDPGNFATNIAAGSQYGYMLLWVVLISNLMAVLIQSLSAKLGIATGLNLPEIAQEHFPSFVSFGLWIQGELVIMATDLAEFIGAALGIYLLFHIPLFPAALIAAVGSFAILELQRRGVRLLEAAIAAMVFIVVLAFGTQMFLAHPDGASVVQGLFVPQFHGTDSVLLASGILGATVMPHAIYLHSALTQRRVVGTTESEKKAIFRFEFIDIVIAMIIAGAINASMLIVAAALFFKNGLNVQDLDVAFTQFEHLIGPFAAIAFGVGLLSSGLSSSSVGTMSGDVIMQGFIKRRIPLYLRRFITIIPPLLIIGLGVNPTSALVVSQVILSFGIAFALVPLIMFTSNKKIMGGLVNHKATTTVAWVIAALVICLNIFLIYQTLA, encoded by the coding sequence ATGAAAGATCAAAACGGCAGTAAAGCATTATCAGCTATGCAGCTAAGTGCTCAAGACGTATTGTCGGGTAAAACAAAAGGAATTAAGCGATTATTACCTTTCTTAGGGCCTGCCTTTATCGCAGCGGTTGCTTATATTGACCCAGGTAATTTTGCTACTAACATCGCAGCAGGCTCTCAATACGGATACATGTTGCTTTGGGTTGTATTAATTTCTAACTTAATGGCTGTCTTAATTCAATCGTTATCAGCTAAATTAGGTATTGCAACAGGCTTGAATTTACCCGAGATAGCACAGGAACACTTCCCGTCCTTCGTTTCTTTTGGGCTTTGGATCCAAGGGGAATTAGTCATTATGGCGACGGATTTAGCAGAATTTATTGGGGCTGCTCTTGGAATTTATTTATTATTTCATATTCCTTTGTTCCCAGCTGCACTCATCGCAGCGGTAGGTTCTTTTGCTATTTTAGAGTTACAAAGACGAGGTGTTCGACTGCTAGAAGCAGCGATTGCGGCAATGGTTTTTATTGTGGTATTAGCTTTTGGGACTCAAATGTTTCTTGCGCATCCAGACGGCGCAAGTGTTGTCCAGGGCTTATTTGTCCCTCAGTTTCACGGGACAGACAGCGTGCTGTTAGCTTCTGGGATTTTAGGTGCTACAGTTATGCCGCACGCGATTTATTTGCACTCAGCTCTTACGCAGCGCCGCGTGGTAGGAACTACAGAATCGGAGAAAAAAGCGATTTTCCGCTTTGAATTTATCGATATTGTGATTGCCATGATTATCGCTGGTGCAATTAATGCAAGCATGCTGATTGTCGCAGCCGCTCTATTCTTTAAAAACGGACTAAACGTGCAAGATTTGGACGTGGCTTTTACACAATTTGAACATTTAATTGGTCCTTTTGCAGCTATTGCGTTCGGTGTTGGATTATTATCTTCAGGACTTTCAAGTTCTTCGGTCGGAACAATGTCTGGAGATGTCATCATGCAAGGATTTATTAAACGCAGAATTCCTTTATATCTTCGTCGTTTCATTACAATTATTCCGCCGCTTTTGATTATCGGACTTGGCGTAAATCCAACAAGTGCACTAGTTGTCAGTCAAGTTATTTTATCGTTCGGAATTGCATTTGCGCTTGTACCTCTTATCATGTTTACAAGTAATAAAAAAATCATGGGCGGGTTGGTTAATCATAAAGCAACAACTACTGTAGCTTGGGTGATAGCTGCATTAGTCATTTGTTTAAATATCTTTTTGATTTATCAAACGTTAGCATAG
- the eutC gene encoding ethanolamine ammonia-lyase subunit EutC, with the protein MIPKSNRDPLETLKRFTPARIGVGRTGTRPLTKDVLSFRTDHAAAVDSVYGSVSEDILSEFNLFSVNTRAESKEHYLKRPDQGRLLADGAKKEILKNCVPQPDVQVVVSDGLSAKAIEENMSDVYPALIDSLESYGLRIGTSFFVKGGRVACMDEIGEIIKPKALVLLIGERPGLVSAESMSAYMCYEPSKGKKESDRMVISNIHKRGTPPIEAAAHIGTMIDKMIKQQTSGVHLIV; encoded by the coding sequence ATGATACCAAAGTCAAATCGCGATCCGCTTGAAACACTGAAACGATTTACCCCTGCCCGCATAGGTGTTGGCCGTACGGGAACAAGGCCGCTAACAAAAGACGTTTTATCTTTTCGCACAGATCATGCCGCAGCCGTAGACTCTGTATACGGCTCAGTTTCAGAAGATATTCTATCTGAGTTTAACCTTTTTTCTGTGAATACACGCGCGGAGTCAAAAGAACATTATTTAAAACGGCCGGATCAAGGGAGGTTATTAGCAGATGGCGCTAAGAAAGAGATTTTAAAAAACTGCGTGCCACAGCCTGATGTACAAGTAGTGGTATCAGATGGACTGAGCGCTAAGGCAATTGAAGAAAACATGAGCGACGTGTATCCTGCTTTAATTGATTCACTGGAGTCATATGGACTTCGTATCGGGACTTCGTTTTTTGTAAAAGGAGGGCGAGTTGCATGTATGGATGAAATTGGTGAAATCATAAAGCCAAAAGCACTTGTGCTATTGATTGGAGAGCGACCTGGGCTGGTCAGTGCTGAATCCATGAGTGCTTACATGTGCTATGAACCTAGCAAAGGCAAAAAAGAGTCTGATCGTATGGTTATTTCTAATATTCATAAAAGAGGAACGCCTCCTATTGAGGCAGCCGCACATATCGGTACCATGATTGACAAAATGATTAAGCAGCAAACAAGCGGTGTACATCTTATTGTCTAA
- a CDS encoding MarR family winged helix-turn-helix transcriptional regulator, with product MESLEEIFGIPTVRTSKRLSRVVAAHLRPFGITPEQWTVLKRVSEAEYSTQKQLAERADKDQATLTKILDLLEKQNWIQRVRNPEDRRSFFIQITEDGLRLKTEVTPAVEQVFSELTSQLNEQQVKIYTDTLQKLELRAEQLLQDAENLR from the coding sequence ATGGAATCGTTAGAAGAAATATTCGGCATTCCCACCGTTCGTACAAGTAAGCGCTTAAGCAGAGTCGTTGCCGCACACTTACGTCCTTTTGGGATTACGCCAGAACAGTGGACCGTTTTAAAGCGCGTATCAGAAGCTGAATATAGTACACAGAAGCAATTAGCTGAGCGAGCAGATAAAGATCAAGCGACGCTGACTAAAATTTTAGATTTACTAGAAAAACAAAATTGGATTCAGCGTGTTAGAAATCCAGAAGATCGCCGCTCGTTTTTTATTCAAATAACAGAAGACGGCCTGCGTTTAAAAACAGAAGTGACGCCTGCTGTAGAACAGGTATTTTCCGAATTAACGTCCCAGCTAAACGAGCAGCAGGTAAAGATTTATACCGACACTTTACAAAAACTTGAACTCCGCGCCGAACAATTGCTTCAAGACGCAGAAAACCTGCGTTAA
- a CDS encoding TcaA NTF2-like domain-containing protein — protein sequence MNKRNTIIITVVSSILLSACQQEETIKDGNTMIVEKDAKKVLNEPKTQVESIQSIDLNKEAMSGKFITAWMTDYFSAFGKAVDDNSFNDLKAFLKADSSFYKEQNLLVENFTRQGIEQKKQTFHIVNWYEEPNHVFKIQTHEESLLKQPGKDPYSKVCDRLYTAVYQNDTLKLSSVEPFDFSSKPNTHTETPTTQTTDLHDYDGKWTTGNDNGSPIIQFLATSNSEATIKINSYQPPSKIRVSTVEQKNIRFENNQAAIEYENDGQGNKGTIVITLKENSISLLAKTVQHKKAKWGIPSGDYVLDTFEN from the coding sequence ATGAACAAACGTAATACAATCATTATCACGGTTGTTTCATCTATTCTGTTATCAGCCTGTCAGCAAGAAGAGACAATAAAAGACGGAAATACAATGATAGTAGAAAAAGATGCAAAAAAAGTACTAAATGAACCAAAAACACAGGTAGAAAGCATTCAATCAATTGATTTGAATAAAGAAGCAATGAGCGGAAAATTTATCACAGCCTGGATGACTGATTACTTTTCAGCGTTTGGAAAAGCAGTTGATGACAACTCTTTTAATGATCTAAAAGCTTTTTTGAAAGCGGACAGTTCTTTTTATAAAGAACAGAACCTTCTTGTTGAAAATTTCACACGACAAGGCATCGAGCAGAAGAAGCAAACGTTTCATATTGTCAATTGGTATGAAGAACCTAACCATGTGTTCAAAATACAAACCCACGAGGAAAGCTTATTAAAACAGCCCGGCAAAGATCCTTACAGCAAAGTTTGCGACCGCCTTTATACAGCTGTTTACCAAAACGATACGTTAAAGCTATCGAGTGTAGAACCATTCGACTTTTCATCTAAACCAAATACACACACTGAAACTCCCACTACACAAACAACAGATTTACACGACTACGATGGAAAATGGACCACTGGCAATGATAACGGATCTCCTATCATTCAATTTCTTGCTACATCCAACTCGGAAGCGACGATTAAAATAAATTCGTACCAGCCACCTAGCAAAATCCGCGTGTCAACCGTTGAACAAAAAAATATTCGCTTTGAAAATAACCAAGCCGCCATTGAATATGAAAATGATGGGCAAGGAAATAAAGGAACCATTGTCATTACGCTTAAAGAAAACTCCATTTCGTTACTTGCTAAAACAGTTCAACATAAAAAGGCAAAATGGGGAATTCCAAGCGGTGATTACGTACTCGATACGTTCGAAAATTAA
- the eat gene encoding ethanolamine permease, with product MALQKQLKPIHLWAISVGMVISGQYFGWNYGFEQGGIIGLAIATLIVTVFYTTFMFSYAELSTSIPQAGGPSAYARRALGPFGGYIAGIACLLEFIFAPPAIAVSTGAYLHFLVPAVNPVYATVGAFIFFVLLNLIGVKEVAVIELTATIVALIGLSIFYVAGLPHVQTSNIFNAHSFINGPTGVLAAIPFAVWFYLAIEGGAMAAEEVENPKKNIPKGFIGAIITLATATLFTLFVTAGLGGGSGKLADYPLPQALSSVYGNGISTVVAIIGLFGLIASLNGIIMGFSRQTYALARDGYFPKFLAKTNKKGVPVGGLLIPGAIGVICAGSATFANALIILSVFGAMMMYCISLVSLFILRKKEPNLSRPFKVNYPVVPSVALVLGILCLYSIIKYSVLTTSLMLFGVSLPLMYVILGIFLLSIIYYVFYGSRQLKKEASNSYQEASIK from the coding sequence ATGGCGTTACAAAAACAATTAAAACCTATTCATTTATGGGCTATTTCAGTTGGTATGGTTATTTCAGGACAATACTTTGGGTGGAACTACGGGTTTGAACAAGGCGGGATTATCGGGCTTGCAATTGCAACCTTAATTGTAACGGTGTTTTACACAACGTTTATGTTCAGCTATGCAGAGCTTTCAACATCTATCCCGCAAGCTGGTGGACCTTCAGCTTATGCAAGAAGAGCACTTGGACCTTTTGGCGGATATATCGCCGGAATTGCATGCTTGCTTGAATTTATTTTTGCTCCTCCTGCTATTGCGGTATCAACAGGAGCATACCTGCACTTTCTTGTCCCAGCCGTTAACCCTGTATATGCAACGGTAGGTGCCTTTATTTTCTTTGTTTTACTAAATTTAATCGGGGTAAAAGAAGTAGCGGTGATTGAGCTTACAGCTACCATTGTTGCACTAATTGGTTTATCTATTTTTTATGTAGCTGGTTTGCCTCATGTACAAACATCAAATATTTTCAACGCTCATTCATTTATTAACGGGCCAACAGGGGTACTAGCGGCTATTCCATTCGCTGTTTGGTTCTATCTTGCAATAGAAGGCGGAGCAATGGCAGCGGAAGAAGTGGAAAACCCTAAGAAAAACATTCCTAAAGGATTTATTGGAGCGATTATTACTCTTGCAACCGCAACGTTGTTTACGCTATTTGTAACAGCAGGACTTGGCGGAGGAAGCGGGAAGCTAGCCGATTATCCACTTCCGCAGGCACTGTCTTCTGTATATGGAAACGGCATTTCAACCGTTGTTGCTATTATCGGGCTATTCGGATTGATTGCTAGTTTAAATGGAATCATCATGGGATTTTCAAGACAAACCTATGCGCTTGCACGAGATGGTTACTTCCCTAAATTTCTTGCTAAAACGAATAAAAAAGGAGTTCCTGTCGGCGGTTTGTTGATTCCGGGAGCAATCGGTGTGATTTGTGCTGGATCTGCCACGTTTGCCAATGCCCTTATTATCTTATCTGTATTCGGAGCAATGATGATGTACTGCATCAGTTTAGTTTCTCTTTTTATTTTACGCAAAAAAGAACCTAACTTGTCTCGTCCTTTTAAAGTAAATTACCCGGTAGTGCCAAGCGTTGCTTTAGTATTAGGGATTCTGTGCTTATACAGCATTATAAAATACAGTGTGCTTACAACAAGTTTAATGCTGTTTGGTGTTTCTCTACCTTTAATGTATGTGATTCTTGGCATTTTCCTTCTTTCAATTATTTACTATGTTTTTTATGGTTCAAGACAGCTTAAAAAAGAGGCATCCAATTCATATCAAGAAGCATCTATTAAATAA
- the uraD gene encoding 2-oxo-4-hydroxy-4-carboxy-5-ureidoimidazoline decarboxylase — protein MNNVSVQYVNQLSKQHFVSLVGDIFEHSPWVAEEAYSKRPFSSVEQLHGKMKEIVAQASVEKQLKLLKAHPNLGENIAMTSASTEEQTKAGLQNLTQNEYEQFSSLNGMYMEKFPFPFILAVRGKQKEDIYEAMQSRLQNTKQTEFATALEEVYKIAFFRLTDKITEDKETKKRA, from the coding sequence ATGAATAATGTATCTGTGCAGTATGTAAATCAGCTTAGCAAGCAGCATTTTGTCTCATTAGTTGGTGATATATTTGAACATTCACCTTGGGTTGCAGAAGAGGCTTATTCTAAGCGCCCTTTCTCGTCCGTTGAACAACTTCACGGAAAGATGAAAGAAATTGTAGCGCAAGCATCTGTAGAAAAACAGCTTAAGTTGCTGAAAGCTCATCCAAATCTAGGTGAAAATATCGCTATGACATCTGCTTCTACTGAAGAACAAACAAAAGCAGGCTTACAAAACTTAACACAAAATGAGTATGAACAGTTTTCTTCTCTTAATGGAATGTATATGGAAAAGTTTCCTTTCCCTTTTATTTTGGCAGTACGAGGTAAACAAAAAGAAGATATTTACGAGGCAATGCAAAGTCGCTTACAGAATACCAAACAAACGGAGTTTGCTACAGCGTTAGAAGAAGTATATAAAATTGCTTTCTTTCGTTTAACTGATAAAATTACTGAAGATAAGGAGACAAAGAAACGAGCATGA
- a CDS encoding TcaA NTF2-like domain-containing protein produces MHKKWTIAFVLLLLMVLTACEEKETVKLSKPTEPSSDEVIPKNQAKSSIKPDLVSEKKAEKTAVETMNKISSTYKELGEEYEWDNESNPADYETLKKALTPYATSSLIATKLKSISTNYYCKECNMSFFPDVNHLIRFELINNHAGQFSVSAIEPISKEGSGGLTIYMNFKYVNKQWKLNEWDEVTYHQKYLNITADEYMEYVKSINPSSDISYQGETTRTNEKGEKEEIMVFKENHTKYAISKNSSQRIDDFKEDEKEKEEKEEKEFNLKNIPKVDQETADIFIEHYLRDLTKSINTNKFEHVQPYIQRDSVLWNDQKQLVKMLYERDIREELVDYSVLEVEPVSEEEDDDETVYTIQTKEVISITTNGQSQEKEYYRTYTVSYSNKQLHLTKIESL; encoded by the coding sequence ATGCATAAAAAATGGACGATTGCATTCGTTCTACTGCTGCTAATGGTTTTGACGGCCTGTGAAGAAAAAGAAACAGTTAAGTTATCCAAACCAACCGAACCTTCCTCAGATGAAGTGATTCCAAAAAATCAAGCTAAGTCATCTATCAAGCCTGATCTTGTATCAGAAAAAAAAGCAGAAAAAACTGCAGTTGAGACGATGAATAAAATTTCAAGCACCTATAAAGAATTAGGTGAAGAGTATGAATGGGATAATGAATCTAACCCTGCTGATTATGAAACGTTAAAAAAAGCGCTAACGCCATATGCAACATCATCTTTAATTGCAACAAAGTTAAAAAGTATCTCCACTAACTATTACTGTAAAGAATGTAATATGAGCTTTTTCCCTGATGTTAATCATCTTATTCGATTTGAACTTATTAACAATCACGCCGGGCAATTTTCGGTGTCAGCCATTGAACCAATTAGTAAAGAAGGAAGCGGCGGACTGACCATTTACATGAATTTTAAATACGTTAATAAGCAATGGAAGTTAAATGAATGGGATGAAGTTACCTATCATCAAAAATACCTCAACATTACGGCTGATGAATATATGGAATACGTGAAGTCAATTAATCCTTCTAGTGATATTTCATACCAAGGCGAAACAACCCGCACAAATGAAAAAGGGGAAAAGGAAGAAATCATGGTTTTCAAAGAGAACCATACAAAGTATGCCATCAGCAAAAACAGCTCTCAGCGAATCGACGACTTTAAAGAAGATGAAAAAGAAAAAGAAGAGAAGGAAGAAAAAGAGTTTAATTTAAAAAATATCCCAAAAGTTGATCAAGAAACGGCAGATATTTTTATTGAACATTATTTGCGAGATTTAACAAAGTCCATTAACACAAATAAATTCGAACACGTACAGCCTTATATCCAGCGTGACAGTGTTTTGTGGAATGATCAAAAGCAGCTTGTGAAAATGCTGTATGAAAGAGACATTCGAGAAGAACTTGTTGATTATTCGGTATTAGAGGTTGAACCCGTGAGTGAAGAAGAAGATGATGATGAAACGGTCTATACAATCCAAACAAAAGAAGTTATTTCCATTACAACGAACGGTCAAAGTCAAGAAAAAGAGTATTACCGAACGTATACCGTTTCTTACAGCAACAAACAGCTGCACCTGACTAAAATTGAATCACTTTAA
- a CDS encoding HAD family hydrolase — MIKAVFFDLDDTLLWDQKSVKEAFVATCTYASEKYNLKPEELEEAVRKEARELYASYETYEFTQMIGINPFEGLWGNFLDDHDEFRKMKDIVPTYRKEAWTRGLRALGIHDDAFGAELAERFPLERRKTPFVYEETFEVLDQLKGKYKLLLLTNGSPDLQNTKLDITSELVPYFDEIVISGAFGRGKPDPSIFDHALSLMDLKKDEAIMVGDNLMTDILGSSRVGMKSVWINRHDKERNEVIPTYEITHLSELHSILDELNS, encoded by the coding sequence ATGATTAAAGCGGTTTTTTTCGACCTAGATGACACGCTACTTTGGGATCAAAAAAGCGTAAAAGAAGCATTCGTTGCAACATGTACATATGCAAGTGAAAAATATAATCTAAAACCTGAAGAACTAGAAGAAGCGGTGCGTAAGGAAGCAAGAGAATTATATGCTTCGTATGAAACCTATGAATTTACGCAAATGATTGGCATTAATCCATTTGAAGGGTTATGGGGAAATTTTTTAGACGATCATGATGAATTCCGCAAAATGAAAGATATTGTTCCTACTTATCGCAAAGAAGCTTGGACTCGAGGCCTTCGTGCTCTAGGAATTCACGACGATGCTTTTGGAGCGGAATTAGCTGAACGTTTTCCTTTAGAGCGCCGCAAAACACCGTTTGTATACGAAGAAACGTTTGAAGTGCTTGATCAATTAAAAGGAAAGTACAAGCTGCTGCTGTTAACAAACGGTTCACCTGACTTACAAAATACCAAATTAGATATTACATCAGAACTAGTTCCATATTTTGATGAGATTGTGATTTCAGGGGCATTTGGCCGGGGTAAGCCTGATCCATCTATTTTCGACCATGCTTTATCACTTATGGATTTAAAGAAAGATGAAGCGATCATGGTTGGAGATAATTTAATGACAGATATACTGGGTTCTTCTCGCGTTGGAATGAAATCTGTATGGATTAATCGTCACGATAAAGAGCGAAATGAAGTCATTCCTACTTATGAAATTACCCATTTAAGTGAACTGCATTCAATTTTAGATGAACTAAATTCGTAA
- a CDS encoding GNAT family N-acetyltransferase, whose product MEIRELELHDAANFVDLLKQIEEESKFMLFESGERKLSTDQQEKNIEIFKQQPNSTIIVAEESEMLVGYIAATGGEANRNAHIAALTLGIRKTFQNQGIGTALFAALEEWAREHHIHRLELTVAVQHEKALSLYDKVGFEIEGTKKHSLRIGGLFIDEYYMSKLLN is encoded by the coding sequence ATGGAAATTAGAGAACTAGAATTACATGATGCTGCAAACTTTGTAGATTTGCTTAAACAGATTGAAGAAGAAAGTAAGTTTATGCTGTTCGAAAGCGGAGAGCGAAAGCTGAGTACGGATCAGCAGGAGAAAAACATCGAAATCTTTAAGCAACAGCCAAACTCTACGATTATTGTAGCAGAAGAAAGCGAGATGCTTGTGGGATATATAGCTGCAACAGGGGGTGAAGCTAACCGAAACGCTCACATCGCTGCTCTGACATTAGGTATTCGAAAAACGTTTCAAAATCAAGGGATTGGTACGGCTTTATTCGCTGCGCTTGAGGAATGGGCAAGAGAACACCATATTCACCGTCTTGAGCTCACAGTCGCTGTACAGCATGAAAAGGCTCTTTCTTTATATGATAAAGTAGGATTCGAAATTGAAGGAACGAAAAAACATTCCCTGCGAATTGGCGGTTTGTTTATTGATGAGTACTATATGTCTAAATTGCTGAATTAA
- a CDS encoding PD-(D/E)XK nuclease family protein, whose translation MNSLFQITDFPEFSWSYSRHKMITQCKRKYAYHYYVSHNGWLDSASAQSQSAYRLKKVSTLSMYAGQAVRQVITESISDYTSTQIVPGEQNLVKKVQQLLNNALRDSTDYGELWYHKPAQYKMLLEFYENGYISKKDLKDMQKRVHICVHNFLQSKSFCDVVSSPSLEVDSPQSFRSINVYDHKVYAPFHSLFKNPVTDEFTIVDWKTSKQTKDDLFQLAIYALYVLAEYNISVDQIKVRNEYLLSGSARTYQLTLHEIEAVLRQVDTSIDYMKTFLEHSEVNQPLPLEHFPQADTPSSCHGCAFKELCQTG comes from the coding sequence GTGAATAGCTTGTTTCAAATCACTGATTTCCCTGAATTTTCATGGTCCTATTCCAGGCATAAAATGATCACACAGTGCAAACGAAAGTATGCATATCATTATTATGTCTCACACAACGGATGGCTTGACAGCGCTTCTGCACAGTCTCAAAGCGCTTATCGTTTAAAAAAGGTTTCTACTTTATCTATGTACGCAGGACAAGCCGTCCGTCAGGTGATTACAGAATCCATTTCTGACTATACATCTACACAGATTGTCCCGGGTGAACAAAATTTAGTGAAGAAAGTACAGCAGCTACTAAATAACGCACTGCGTGATTCTACTGACTATGGAGAGCTTTGGTATCATAAGCCTGCTCAGTATAAGATGCTTTTAGAATTCTACGAAAACGGCTATATTTCTAAAAAAGATCTTAAAGACATGCAAAAGCGGGTACACATTTGTGTACATAACTTTTTACAAAGTAAATCGTTTTGCGACGTGGTGTCTTCACCTTCTTTAGAAGTAGATTCTCCTCAGTCGTTTCGTTCTATAAATGTGTATGACCATAAAGTATATGCGCCTTTTCATTCCCTTTTTAAAAATCCAGTCACAGACGAATTTACGATTGTTGATTGGAAAACAAGTAAACAAACAAAAGATGATTTGTTTCAACTGGCAATTTACGCTCTCTACGTGCTAGCTGAATATAATATTTCCGTTGATCAGATAAAAGTCCGAAACGAATACTTGCTTTCAGGCAGTGCGCGTACGTATCAGCTTACTCTTCACGAAATTGAAGCTGTTCTTCGGCAAGTCGATACAAGCATTGACTATATGAAAACTTTTTTGGAACACTCAGAGGTAAATCAACCTCTTCCGCTTGAGCATTTCCCTCAAGCAGATACGCCTTCCTCCTGTCACGGGTGTGCATTTAAAGAATTGTGCCAAACGGGATAA
- a CDS encoding tyrosine-type recombinase/integrase has protein sequence MEEFELSPAKNSFRQLKEQWEEAELLDEDNNLNLKHVSDEEFIQLFFSMRIIKKSLSPHTIRSYNQDMKTILSFFYEREITLKSIGFMEVKLFNEEMINQYANRTAARKLEFFRRMLEFGHATHFYPSLYTTWIEKPSISKGHYSDKEKQNRTEYRELTDREAQVIVNALESVVRIRQHEKEFKARNRLIGMLLYMSGMRSSELLSLNWGSFREDRRGNLVVDVIGKGKKERTIPVFDDVKETLFTYRQALNESTELSPFDTEPLFYSIKEYYRTGEKKRLSYTTLYRTIKSAVYKVKGNASISPHWFRHTFITNSLANDVPLAVVKQVVGHSSIATTNVYLEKLQEDTVYDAFRKSGYR, from the coding sequence ATGGAAGAATTTGAATTGTCGCCTGCGAAAAATTCGTTTCGCCAGCTAAAAGAGCAGTGGGAAGAGGCAGAGCTGTTAGATGAAGATAACAACTTGAATTTAAAGCACGTTTCAGATGAAGAATTTATTCAGCTCTTTTTTTCAATGCGTATTATTAAAAAATCACTTTCTCCTCATACGATCAGATCTTACAATCAAGACATGAAAACGATTCTGTCTTTTTTCTACGAACGAGAGATTACATTAAAATCGATTGGATTTATGGAAGTCAAATTATTTAATGAAGAAATGATAAATCAATATGCCAATCGCACTGCTGCAAGAAAACTAGAATTTTTTAGAAGAATGCTAGAGTTTGGACACGCTACTCATTTTTATCCTTCGCTGTATACGACGTGGATTGAAAAACCATCTATCTCAAAAGGACATTACAGTGATAAGGAAAAACAAAATCGTACCGAATACCGAGAGCTAACCGATCGCGAAGCACAGGTGATTGTAAATGCGTTAGAATCCGTCGTGCGCATTCGCCAGCATGAAAAGGAATTCAAAGCGCGCAATCGCTTAATAGGAATGCTTTTGTATATGAGTGGAATGCGTTCAAGTGAGCTGCTAAGTTTAAATTGGGGAAGCTTCCGCGAAGACCGCCGCGGAAATTTGGTTGTAGATGTGATTGGTAAAGGAAAAAAAGAACGCACTATTCCTGTGTTTGATGATGTGAAAGAAACGCTTTTCACTTATCGGCAAGCGTTAAATGAAAGCACCGAACTAAGTCCTTTTGACACTGAACCGCTTTTTTATTCTATTAAAGAGTATTATCGTACCGGCGAAAAGAAGCGATTATCCTATACAACGTTGTATCGAACGATTAAGTCAGCTGTTTATAAAGTAAAAGGAAACGCGTCTATTTCTCCTCATTGGTTTCGTCATACCTTTATTACAAACAGTTTAGCTAATGACGTTCCGCTTGCGGTTGTGAAACAAGTAGTAGGGCATTCTTCTATTGCTACAACGAACGTTTATCTTGAAAAACTTCAAGAGGATACGGTATACGACGCGTTTCGAAAGTCGGGCTATCGCTAA
- the uraH gene encoding hydroxyisourate hydrolase — translation MTKITTHILDLTHGCPAAFVKVDFYHIQSESKRIKLSHGTTNEDGRLANPLFSSEAFESGDYELLFHIGEYYKKQEVQTTNPPFLNQVSVRVGLSSEQEHYHIPLLVSPWGYQIYRGS, via the coding sequence ATGACTAAAATTACAACGCATATTTTAGACCTCACTCACGGATGTCCGGCTGCTTTCGTCAAAGTTGATTTCTATCACATCCAGTCAGAAAGTAAACGAATAAAGCTTTCTCATGGTACTACAAATGAAGACGGAAGATTAGCAAACCCGCTCTTCTCTTCTGAAGCGTTTGAATCAGGAGATTATGAACTTTTGTTCCATATTGGGGAATACTATAAAAAACAAGAAGTCCAAACAACAAATCCGCCCTTTTTAAATCAAGTTTCTGTTCGAGTCGGATTGTCTTCTGAACAAGAACATTATCACATCCCTTTGCTTGTATCACCGTGGGGATACCAAATTTATAGAGGAAGCTAA